One part of the Candidatus Poribacteria bacterium genome encodes these proteins:
- a CDS encoding TIGR04255 family protein — protein sequence MLTAPLPEYGRPPVVEVVCGIAFEPLDGLLVPYLGLLWETFRSDYPICRELPPIAKIVERFGGEPSGPEMPDIRSPLVRFLTSDEQRVVQVQRDRFLCNWKKVDDAQAYPRYPAVIDCFRRNLDGFEHFLACNGLGALSAIQYELTYVNHIPQGEGWTGTEDIDAVFPALHSAELVARSSSHLEAVNCGFSFTLPDIDSRLRVTLANARRRNDNVDILSLDLLVRGLPKDTSREAMWRWFDTAHHAIVKVFSELTSEDVQNEVWYRKGSVRAQ from the coding sequence ATGCTGACGGCTCCTCTTCCAGAGTACGGGAGACCGCCTGTTGTCGAGGTCGTCTGTGGGATCGCGTTCGAGCCACTCGACGGTCTGCTCGTGCCGTACCTTGGCCTGCTATGGGAGACCTTCCGCTCGGACTACCCAATCTGCCGCGAACTTCCTCCCATCGCGAAGATCGTCGAGCGCTTTGGTGGCGAACCGAGCGGGCCGGAGATGCCAGATATCCGGTCGCCACTTGTTCGGTTCCTGACAAGCGACGAGCAGCGAGTCGTCCAAGTCCAGCGTGATCGGTTCCTCTGCAACTGGAAGAAGGTTGATGATGCGCAAGCGTATCCACGCTATCCCGCCGTCATCGACTGCTTCCGCCGCAACCTGGATGGGTTCGAGCATTTCCTCGCTTGTAATGGCTTGGGTGCACTGTCTGCCATCCAGTACGAGCTGACCTACGTCAACCACATCCCGCAAGGTGAGGGATGGACGGGAACGGAGGACATCGACGCGGTGTTCCCTGCGCTTCACTCGGCGGAGCTCGTAGCGCGCAGCTCTTCCCATCTTGAGGCTGTCAATTGCGGGTTCTCGTTTACGTTGCCTGACATTGACAGCCGTCTGCGCGTGACATTGGCAAATGCCCGTCGCCGTAACGACAACGTCGACATCCTGAGCCTAGACTTGCTGGTACGAGGACTGCCCAAGGACACGTCTCGCGAGGCCATGTGGCGCTGGTTCGACACAGCTCACCATGCCATCGTGAAGGTGTTCTCGGAGCTAACGAGCGAGGATGTCCAGAACGAAGTCTGGTACCGGAAAGGAAGCGTCCGTGCACAATGA
- a CDS encoding LamG domain-containing protein has translation MVARGSRGVSRPYGGDPMSRTVTYILTAAFALGLAGAALADLNKGLIGAWTFDDGTARDQVGKNDGKLLDGAKIVDKGKFGKTADFDGAKAHIQIPDSKTWEVMKDAFSVAAWAFVRTGRDHSAVAWKGDKVGWGPNFLFRMATTSNTNITWGACISGREGWFATDNAIKPNEWLHLCLTADGKLVTAYVNAGAPPATGGGQNPNPVDAPYLTFPGKPIELGVGRAVGGNVGNDAYLDGQVDEVLVYNRALTAAEVKELAGGKGPTLAVTSSGKLATQWAKLKR, from the coding sequence ATGGTGGCACGTGGAAGCCGCGGTGTCTCTCGTCCCTATGGAGGAGATCCTATGAGTCGTACGGTTACGTACATACTGACGGCGGCGTTCGCACTTGGTTTAGCCGGAGCCGCGCTTGCCGATCTGAACAAGGGCTTGATCGGCGCGTGGACCTTCGACGACGGAACGGCGAGAGACCAGGTCGGCAAGAACGACGGCAAGCTGCTCGACGGCGCGAAGATCGTCGACAAGGGGAAGTTCGGCAAGACCGCCGACTTCGACGGCGCGAAAGCTCACATCCAGATCCCCGATTCCAAGACGTGGGAGGTGATGAAGGATGCCTTCTCCGTCGCCGCTTGGGCGTTCGTCCGGACCGGAAGGGATCACTCCGCCGTCGCCTGGAAGGGCGATAAGGTCGGCTGGGGTCCGAACTTCCTGTTCCGCATGGCGACGACGAGCAACACGAACATCACGTGGGGCGCGTGCATCTCGGGCCGCGAAGGCTGGTTCGCGACCGACAACGCGATCAAGCCGAACGAGTGGCTCCATCTCTGTCTCACGGCGGACGGGAAGCTCGTCACGGCTTACGTGAACGCGGGGGCCCCGCCGGCGACCGGAGGCGGACAGAACCCGAATCCCGTCGACGCGCCCTATCTCACCTTCCCCGGCAAGCCGATCGAGCTCGGCGTCGGCAGGGCGGTCGGCGGGAACGTCGGCAACGATGCCTATCTGGACGGTCAAGTGGACGAAGTGCTCGTGTACAACCGGGCGTTGACGGCGGCGGAGGTGAAGGAGCTGGCTGGCGGCAAGGGACCGACTCTCGCCGTCACCTCGTCCGGCAAACTCGCGACGCAGTGGGCGAAGCTCAAGCGCTGA
- a CDS encoding LamG domain-containing protein translates to MRAYRSGLAVLGFCVIASTASAALLDGVISVWTFNDGTAVDKYNRNNGKLMGAAKVAGGGKIGQAVDLNGKDAFVEVPHSASMDKMANAYTVSAWAKIRKGGDHSAIVFKGEKIGWGPNFLFRLATTSDTNLTWGACVAGVEGWFATDNAYKTNEWIHVAMTADGTKVTAYVNNKLPAATGGGSNPNPVKAPYLTFPTQPMRIGLGVGRGGDVNVKDYIDGQIDEVSIFSRALSAAEITQLGAIDFATPVEPLGKMATEWAALKSR, encoded by the coding sequence ATGCGCGCATATCGGAGTGGGCTCGCGGTGTTGGGGTTCTGCGTGATCGCGTCGACGGCGTCGGCGGCGCTGCTGGACGGCGTCATCTCCGTCTGGACGTTCAACGACGGAACGGCCGTGGACAAGTACAACCGGAACAACGGAAAGCTGATGGGCGCAGCGAAAGTCGCAGGCGGCGGCAAGATCGGTCAAGCCGTCGATCTGAACGGCAAGGACGCCTTCGTCGAGGTGCCCCACTCCGCGTCCATGGACAAGATGGCGAACGCCTACACGGTCTCCGCATGGGCGAAGATCCGCAAAGGCGGCGACCACTCCGCCATCGTCTTCAAGGGCGAGAAGATCGGCTGGGGGCCCAACTTCCTGTTCCGGCTCGCGACGACCAGCGACACGAATCTGACGTGGGGCGCCTGCGTCGCCGGCGTCGAGGGCTGGTTCGCCACGGACAACGCCTACAAGACGAACGAGTGGATCCACGTCGCCATGACCGCCGACGGCACGAAAGTCACCGCCTACGTGAACAACAAGCTTCCGGCGGCGACCGGCGGCGGCTCGAACCCGAATCCGGTCAAGGCTCCCTATCTCACGTTCCCGACTCAGCCGATGCGCATCGGTCTGGGCGTCGGCAGAGGCGGCGACGTGAACGTCAAGGACTACATCGACGGGCAGATCGACGAGGTCTCCATCTTCTCGCGGGCGCTGTCAGCGGCTGAGATCACGCAACTCGGAGCGATCGACTTCGCGACGCCCGTCGAGCCGCTGGGCAAGATGGCGACCGAGTGGGCAGCGCTGAAGTCCCGGTAG
- a CDS encoding Gfo/Idh/MocA family oxidoreductase: MALKVGIVGMHGIGVPHAESHAKDPLADFVAVCDTVKERADRAAEKYGVKAYGSLAEMLDGEPNLDVVDVCTGGLENGSWHYEPAMEAMSAGKHVMVEKPLSSDVDQAREMVALAEEKDVYLGCNLNHFFTPPAERAKQYIDDGEIGEQVYCLVKMGFQGGEAENYRAPGGVKVKGFPYFHLKAFLSHPFSVMHHFCGPISHVQAFLSQPGFRKRAGDVMLTTSSIHVRFESGAVGYLLSQRGDASHGLGGWWSAEVGGTKGTFCIENCIEKVTYWKAPDPRGPGQPAEHPQGTSGAPVVTESGTHDFGQTFPRRLHAFLEDITNGVPKQMVRGCGRDALAAVEYTFAVIESYELGGVMVRPNPLPPMHLEPSLTKD, translated from the coding sequence ATGGCACTGAAGGTCGGAATCGTCGGCATGCACGGAATCGGTGTCCCGCATGCGGAATCGCACGCGAAGGACCCGCTCGCCGACTTCGTCGCCGTCTGCGACACGGTCAAGGAGCGGGCGGACCGTGCGGCGGAGAAATACGGCGTGAAGGCGTACGGGAGCCTGGCGGAGATGCTCGACGGCGAGCCGAACCTGGACGTCGTCGATGTCTGCACGGGCGGGCTGGAGAACGGCAGTTGGCACTATGAACCCGCGATGGAGGCGATGTCGGCGGGCAAGCATGTCATGGTCGAGAAGCCGCTCTCATCCGACGTCGACCAGGCGCGCGAGATGGTCGCCCTCGCGGAGGAGAAGGACGTCTACCTCGGCTGCAACCTGAACCACTTCTTCACGCCGCCGGCTGAGCGGGCGAAGCAGTACATCGATGACGGCGAAATCGGCGAGCAGGTCTACTGCCTCGTCAAGATGGGGTTCCAGGGCGGCGAGGCTGAGAACTACCGAGCGCCGGGCGGCGTCAAGGTGAAGGGGTTCCCCTACTTCCATCTCAAGGCGTTCCTGTCGCACCCGTTCAGCGTGATGCACCACTTCTGCGGACCCATCTCGCATGTGCAGGCGTTCCTGAGCCAGCCGGGGTTCCGCAAGCGCGCTGGCGACGTGATGCTGACGACGTCGAGCATCCACGTGCGGTTCGAGAGCGGGGCGGTCGGCTATCTGCTGAGCCAGCGCGGCGACGCGTCGCACGGGCTTGGGGGCTGGTGGAGCGCGGAGGTCGGCGGGACGAAGGGAACCTTCTGCATCGAGAACTGCATCGAGAAGGTGACCTACTGGAAGGCTCCCGATCCGCGCGGACCCGGGCAGCCGGCGGAGCATCCGCAAGGCACGTCGGGGGCTCCCGTCGTCACCGAGTCGGGCACGCACGACTTCGGGCAGACGTTCCCGCGGCGTCTCCACGCGTTTCTGGAAGACATCACGAACGGCGTTCCGAAGCAGATGGTACGCGGCTGCGGACGGGATGCGCTCGCGGCGGTGGAGTACACCTTCGCCGTCATCGAGTCCTACGAGCTCGGCGGCGTCATGGTTCGCCCGAACCCGCTACCGCCGATGCACTTGGAGCCGTCGCTGACGAAGGACTGA
- a CDS encoding type II toxin-antitoxin system VapC family toxin: MSRLIVLDTGPLGMVTNPTQKDPKTQQCSAWLQRILLSGNDVAVPEIADYELRRELIRAHKPESITRLDELKNGVVYLPITTDAMIMAARLWAQMRNQGTPTAPGDALDGDMILAAQAVTAAAGYDEMIVATTNIGHLSRVTTACEWSTIQ, encoded by the coding sequence ATGAGCCGGCTCATCGTGCTCGACACGGGACCCCTCGGCATGGTGACCAATCCGACGCAGAAGGACCCGAAGACGCAGCAGTGCTCCGCGTGGCTCCAGCGTATCCTCCTTTCGGGCAATGACGTTGCCGTGCCGGAGATCGCCGACTATGAGCTCAGGAGAGAGTTGATTCGCGCACATAAACCTGAAAGTATTACGCGACTTGACGAGCTCAAGAATGGGGTCGTCTACCTGCCGATCACGACGGATGCCATGATCATGGCGGCACGTCTCTGGGCACAGATGCGCAATCAGGGTACCCCAACTGCTCCGGGCGATGCGCTCGACGGTGACATGATCCTGGCCGCACAGGCGGTGACAGCCGCGGCAGGCTATGACGAGATGATCGTAGCAACGACGAATATAGGGCACCTCTCGCGTGTGACAACAGCATGCGAATGGTCCACAATACAGTGA